A region of Subtercola boreus DNA encodes the following proteins:
- a CDS encoding alpha/beta fold hydrolase, translating to MSFITTSDGTDLYYKDWGEGPVVTFSHGWPLSADAWDGQMQFLVGEGYRVIAHDRRGHGRSSQPSGGNDMNGYADDLGAVLEALDITGASLVGHSTGGGEVARYIGRHGTSRVAKAVLISSVPPVMLQSDTNPEGLPIDVFDGLRAGVASDRSQFYKDLAQPFYGANREGSTVSEGLLQQFWLWGMQAGTKNAYESIKAFSETDFTDDLKAFDVPALVMHGEDDQIVPIDDAGRKSALLIPGAEAIFYPGAPHGMTATHQDRINNDLLAFLRK from the coding sequence ATGAGTTTCATCACCACTTCTGACGGCACCGACCTCTACTACAAGGATTGGGGCGAAGGCCCGGTCGTCACGTTCTCTCACGGATGGCCGCTCAGCGCCGACGCCTGGGACGGGCAGATGCAATTCCTGGTCGGAGAGGGCTACCGGGTGATCGCGCACGACCGGCGCGGCCACGGACGTTCGAGCCAGCCCTCCGGCGGCAACGACATGAACGGCTACGCCGACGACCTCGGAGCGGTGCTCGAAGCGCTCGACATCACCGGGGCGAGCCTCGTCGGCCACTCGACCGGTGGCGGCGAGGTCGCCAGGTACATCGGGCGGCACGGTACGTCACGGGTGGCGAAAGCAGTACTGATTTCTTCAGTCCCACCCGTGATGTTGCAGAGCGACACCAATCCTGAGGGCCTGCCCATCGACGTCTTCGACGGGCTGCGCGCCGGTGTCGCTTCCGACCGATCGCAATTCTACAAAGACCTCGCACAGCCGTTCTACGGCGCCAACCGGGAGGGCTCGACCGTTTCAGAGGGCCTCCTTCAGCAGTTCTGGCTCTGGGGAATGCAAGCGGGCACAAAGAACGCCTACGAGAGCATCAAGGCATTCTCTGAGACCGACTTCACCGACGACCTGAAGGCGTTCGACGTTCCGGCACTGGTGATGCATGGAGAAGACGATCAGATCGTGCCGATCGACGACGCGGGCCGCAAGTCCGCCCTGCTGATTCCGGGCGCCGAAGCGATCTTCTATCCCGGTGCGCCGCATGGGATGACCGCCACCCATCAAGACCGGATCAACAACGACCTCCTCGCCTTCCTGCGGAAGTAG
- a CDS encoding TDT family transporter yields the protein MSRTLPRIGLAPLAIPLGTCGLAGAWSAAETALQAPEWVSGALWSIAAILWVLFGGLYLWQKSRIMGGLRSDLDHPIFGPLASFLPVIGILLMTHFGQFLGPAAVWCVWVLVAALLTVAAQLLRRWLTGTINIDQLHPGYFLPVVAGAFIASIGLSSVHSAQGAAAAFGAGLFFWLVIGTVITGRLMTRGPLPEGVRPGLAILLAPPAVGGTAWLFLNGDAPDQVGYGFVGIVVVLAALQLLLIPEYRKIRFSLSFWTFTFPVGAVTNFSIRWLSITPFPGSAAVSWGLLTIATGFVCFVAAGSIVLTIKGKRIPAPEPDVATGRQIAEPRTESRPQ from the coding sequence ATGTCTCGCACACTGCCACGCATCGGCCTCGCACCCCTCGCCATCCCACTTGGGACCTGTGGCCTGGCCGGTGCGTGGAGTGCAGCGGAAACGGCCCTGCAGGCACCCGAATGGGTCAGCGGTGCCCTGTGGAGCATCGCGGCGATCCTGTGGGTTCTGTTCGGAGGTCTCTATCTCTGGCAGAAGAGCAGGATCATGGGCGGGTTGAGGTCCGACCTCGACCACCCCATCTTCGGCCCGTTGGCGTCTTTTCTTCCCGTCATCGGCATCCTCCTGATGACTCACTTCGGCCAGTTCCTGGGGCCGGCTGCCGTCTGGTGCGTCTGGGTGCTCGTCGCTGCACTCCTCACTGTTGCGGCACAACTCCTTCGGCGTTGGCTCACCGGAACAATCAACATCGACCAGCTGCACCCCGGATACTTCCTTCCCGTGGTCGCTGGCGCCTTCATCGCAAGCATCGGACTCAGCAGCGTGCACTCGGCCCAGGGCGCTGCCGCCGCGTTCGGCGCCGGGCTCTTCTTCTGGCTCGTCATCGGCACAGTCATCACTGGCAGGCTCATGACCCGCGGCCCTCTCCCGGAAGGAGTCAGGCCAGGCCTTGCCATCCTGCTGGCCCCGCCAGCGGTCGGAGGGACCGCCTGGCTCTTTCTGAACGGGGATGCGCCGGATCAGGTCGGCTACGGGTTCGTCGGAATCGTCGTGGTTCTCGCAGCCCTCCAACTCCTCCTCATACCCGAATACAGGAAGATCCGCTTTTCGCTGTCGTTCTGGACCTTCACCTTCCCCGTCGGCGCAGTGACGAACTTCAGCATCCGCTGGCTCAGCATCACCCCATTTCCCGGGTCCGCTGCCGTCAGCTGGGGGCTTCTGACAATCGCCACCGGTTTTGTGTGCTTTGTGGCAGCAGGCTCGATCGTTCTGACGATCAAAGGCAAACGCATTCCTGCACCCGAGCCGGATGTCGCGACCGGCCGCCAAATCGCAGAACCTCGTACAGAAAGCAGACCGCAGTGA
- a CDS encoding tetratricopeptide repeat protein — protein sequence MTEALPTLESEDRLYAVGVVGCWRWHFFTDEGAETQLREGMRYYDSAWASLGHLLVATDRADQGHRTFVDGVAAGNLMCMLPLANRLAEQGDRDAAEQLYRRAFQLGDAYSAWNLSLLFEREGREEEAASWLWKAAQAGDEDAVRALAEDSEVDDTDGVG from the coding sequence ATGACTGAGGCGCTGCCGACGCTCGAAAGCGAAGATCGACTGTACGCGGTCGGGGTCGTGGGCTGTTGGAGGTGGCACTTCTTCACTGACGAAGGCGCGGAGACTCAGCTGCGAGAAGGTATGCGTTACTACGATTCGGCTTGGGCGTCCCTTGGACACCTGCTTGTCGCCACCGATCGGGCTGACCAGGGACACAGGACGTTCGTCGATGGGGTCGCGGCGGGCAACCTCATGTGCATGCTTCCGTTGGCCAACCGTCTTGCCGAGCAGGGTGACCGGGATGCTGCCGAACAGCTCTATCGGCGCGCGTTCCAGCTTGGCGACGCGTACTCAGCCTGGAACCTCTCGCTGCTCTTCGAGCGGGAAGGCCGCGAGGAGGAAGCAGCAAGCTGGCTGTGGAAGGCCGCGCAGGCCGGGGACGAAGATGCTGTTCGAGCATTAGCAGAGGATTCAGAAGTCGACGATACAGACGGAGTTGGCTAG
- a CDS encoding alpha/beta fold hydrolase, producing MKPTIVLVHGAWADGSSFALVTAALQVEGYNVLVAPNPLRGLAGDTKAVADFLAQKTKGPVVLAAHSYGGMLITGAALTHSDVKALVYINAYAPNAGDSTQSLSNTLPGSLLNVPDPTTVFDFVLPAADASQGDYDSYIKVDQFHEIFAASLPSVEAKVLAAGQSPVTLAAIGTPFSGEPAWKTIPSWFFIGTGDNVLPPAQQHVMAKRAGGTVEEGKAPHLSMLAEPLHVTRTIVAAAKSVE from the coding sequence ATGAAGCCAACCATCGTTTTAGTTCACGGCGCCTGGGCTGACGGCTCGTCGTTCGCCCTTGTGACGGCGGCCCTCCAGGTCGAGGGGTACAACGTTCTCGTTGCCCCCAACCCGCTCCGCGGGCTGGCCGGCGACACCAAGGCAGTCGCCGACTTCCTCGCTCAGAAGACGAAAGGCCCGGTCGTCCTGGCGGCCCATTCCTACGGCGGCATGCTCATCACGGGTGCAGCCCTCACCCACAGCGACGTCAAAGCGCTCGTCTACATCAACGCCTACGCTCCCAACGCAGGAGATAGCACCCAGTCCCTCTCCAACACGCTTCCCGGCTCGCTCCTGAACGTCCCCGACCCGACCACCGTCTTCGACTTCGTTCTTCCCGCTGCGGACGCCTCACAGGGCGACTACGACAGCTACATCAAGGTCGACCAGTTTCACGAGATCTTCGCAGCCAGCCTGCCCAGCGTCGAAGCGAAGGTGCTGGCGGCAGGCCAGAGCCCCGTGACTCTCGCCGCCATCGGAACCCCGTTCTCCGGAGAACCGGCGTGGAAGACGATCCCCAGCTGGTTCTTCATCGGCACAGGTGACAACGTGCTCCCCCCGGCCCAGCAGCATGTCATGGCGAAACGAGCCGGCGGCACCGTCGAAGAAGGTAAGGCACCCCACCTGTCGATGCTCGCCGAACCGTTGCACGTGACACGGACCATCGTCGCCGCGGCCAAGTCTGTCGAGTAA
- a CDS encoding pentapeptide repeat-containing protein, whose product MTSTDPPDATTDDRAALRANCADCFALCCTAFGFQRSSEFPIDKPAGTPCLNLADDFSCSIHESLPARGFRGCTVFDCFGAGQYVSQNLFGGTSWRERPDTSAEMFSTFAVARQLHEMLWYLVEAAERASSTELSAPVAQLRAEIQRMLDRDTAEILASDAEAVRADVRHLLIAVSEEARGGYGTSADTDADVHPSADLAGRDLRARRLCGADLRGAYLIAADLRHVDLAGVDLLGADLRDARLEGADLSEALFLTQAQVNAARGDGDTALPAALDLPRHWLR is encoded by the coding sequence ATGACCTCAACCGACCCTCCCGACGCGACCACCGACGACCGCGCGGCCCTTCGCGCCAACTGCGCGGACTGCTTCGCCCTCTGCTGCACAGCCTTCGGCTTCCAGAGATCCAGCGAGTTCCCGATCGACAAGCCAGCGGGCACGCCATGCCTGAATCTGGCAGACGATTTCTCCTGCTCCATCCACGAATCGCTGCCCGCACGAGGCTTTCGCGGATGCACCGTCTTCGACTGCTTCGGCGCGGGCCAGTATGTGTCGCAGAACCTCTTCGGCGGAACGAGCTGGAGGGAACGCCCTGACACGAGTGCCGAGATGTTCAGCACATTCGCTGTCGCCCGGCAGCTGCACGAGATGCTCTGGTACCTCGTCGAAGCAGCCGAACGAGCCTCTTCGACGGAGCTCTCAGCGCCCGTCGCCCAGCTCAGAGCCGAGATCCAGCGGATGCTCGACCGCGACACTGCCGAGATCCTCGCGTCTGACGCTGAGGCTGTCCGCGCGGATGTCCGGCACCTGTTGATCGCCGTGAGCGAGGAGGCGCGCGGCGGGTACGGCACGAGCGCCGACACTGACGCCGACGTGCATCCCTCGGCGGACCTTGCCGGTCGTGACCTCCGTGCGCGCCGGCTGTGCGGAGCCGATCTCCGCGGCGCCTACCTCATCGCCGCGGATCTCCGGCACGTCGACCTGGCGGGCGTCGATCTCCTCGGTGCGGACCTCCGCGACGCCCGGCTCGAAGGAGCGGACCTCTCGGAGGCACTGTTCCTCACGCAGGCGCAGGTCAATGCAGCTCGGGGCGACGGTGACACCGCTCTACCGGCTGCCCTCGATCTGCCGCGACACTGGCTCAGGTAG
- a CDS encoding FAD-dependent oxidoreductase, whose translation MTSTDRVSGNSLFTAEQLLRISAYGVQQPLSEGDMVFLAGQLSPDLIVIIEGGVDLVQAATVGAPEEVLARFGPGEFVGELNLLTGQRIFVSGRVTKPGLYLHIAQSDFRRVMSDEPDISDILLRALIERRERLQGNGAARAITVVGSLFSSPSLALRTYAARQQLAHTWFDAESVTGLSLLRSTRTTVDQLPVVILPDRVIKNATPGELAQHVGLSVPPGSDSLVDLAVVGAGPAGLAAAMYGASEGLATILLDSVGTGGQAASSARIENYLGFPSGLSGTELTSKALVQAEKFGARLYSPCRVVKLDTSAEHLELLLDDDSVVRARAVIIATGAHYRGLPLEGWARLEGAGIYYAATEIEARLCGNRPVTVIGGANSAGQAALFLAERGSHVTIAMRRSDPASTMSAYLLDRLKAHRLITILPATEVTLLTGTDSLSSIVLTDRVTDHAIERECHGLFCFIGAEPATEWLSDSGVSTDHDGFILTDAPARGGEFQPEAYELLARAPLPFETSVPTVFAVGDVRHGSMKRVAAAVGEGASAVHSVHAAIGVQN comes from the coding sequence ATGACGAGCACTGACCGTGTCAGCGGCAATTCCCTCTTCACCGCGGAGCAGCTGCTCCGCATCTCCGCCTATGGTGTTCAGCAACCGCTGAGCGAGGGAGACATGGTCTTTCTCGCCGGGCAGCTGTCTCCCGATCTCATCGTCATCATTGAGGGTGGAGTCGACCTCGTGCAGGCCGCTACGGTCGGGGCTCCGGAAGAAGTGCTGGCCCGTTTCGGACCGGGCGAATTCGTTGGCGAACTGAATCTCCTCACCGGACAGCGGATCTTTGTTTCCGGCCGTGTCACAAAGCCGGGCCTCTACCTGCACATCGCTCAGAGCGACTTCCGCCGAGTGATGTCTGACGAACCTGACATATCAGACATTCTGCTGCGCGCACTCATCGAACGTCGTGAGCGACTTCAGGGGAACGGCGCCGCTCGAGCGATAACGGTGGTCGGTTCCCTGTTCTCGTCTCCGTCCCTCGCTCTGCGCACCTATGCAGCGCGACAACAGCTGGCGCACACCTGGTTTGACGCTGAGAGCGTCACCGGTCTCTCCTTGCTCCGGAGCACCCGGACAACCGTTGACCAGCTGCCTGTGGTGATTCTGCCAGACCGCGTCATCAAGAACGCGACGCCAGGGGAGCTGGCCCAACATGTCGGCCTTTCCGTTCCACCTGGCTCAGACAGCCTCGTCGACCTCGCGGTTGTCGGCGCCGGTCCGGCCGGCCTCGCGGCTGCGATGTACGGAGCTTCCGAGGGCCTGGCAACCATCCTGCTCGACTCAGTGGGCACTGGCGGGCAGGCAGCATCGAGCGCTCGAATCGAGAACTACCTCGGCTTCCCCTCGGGCCTCAGCGGTACTGAGCTGACATCGAAAGCTTTGGTTCAGGCCGAGAAGTTCGGGGCAAGACTGTACAGCCCGTGCAGGGTGGTGAAGCTGGACACGAGTGCCGAACATCTGGAGCTGCTCCTCGACGACGATTCTGTCGTGCGCGCGCGAGCAGTCATCATCGCGACTGGCGCTCACTACCGGGGGCTTCCGCTGGAGGGCTGGGCGCGGCTCGAGGGCGCAGGCATCTACTATGCGGCGACAGAGATCGAAGCCCGTCTCTGCGGCAACAGACCGGTGACCGTCATCGGTGGAGCAAACTCCGCCGGCCAGGCAGCGCTCTTTCTCGCCGAACGTGGCAGTCACGTGACGATAGCCATGCGCAGATCGGACCCCGCGAGCACCATGTCTGCGTACCTGCTCGACAGACTCAAGGCGCATCGACTCATCACCATACTTCCCGCAACCGAAGTCACCCTTCTCACGGGAACGGATTCGCTCTCGTCGATTGTTCTCACCGATCGCGTCACCGACCACGCGATCGAGAGAGAATGCCACGGGCTTTTCTGTTTCATCGGCGCGGAGCCCGCCACCGAATGGCTGTCAGACTCCGGGGTCAGCACGGATCACGACGGCTTCATCCTCACTGATGCCCCAGCACGAGGCGGCGAATTCCAACCCGAGGCCTACGAACTACTCGCCAGAGCGCCCCTCCCGTTCGAAACGAGCGTCCCGACTGTCTTCGCTGTGGGTGATGTACGCCACGGTTCGATGAAACGAGTGGCAGCGGCCGTGGGCGAAGGCGCCAGTGCTGTTCATTCCGTGCATGCAGCGATCGGTGTACAGAACTGA
- a CDS encoding DUF4214 domain-containing protein, whose product MPQSQAKQAAGVSRASAAPRAAFITALYADFLSRQPSADDVAFWSAKLAAGAPRSIIADGFANSDEYRTIRIEQAYQTVLGRDGEPAGIANWLEAMHRGAVTNDDIEKALFESDEFYLRAAARYGMNPNDGSFLDTLYATILGREAMGGEGGFWLTASYAQMMSQNWMHPDLNSTRPWLTDQIYGSTEAARRRVTTIYDRFLARFPDESGLQLWAAADLSRGDSAVRAGFTASDEYYQRASARFA is encoded by the coding sequence GTGCCGCAGTCTCAAGCGAAACAGGCCGCGGGCGTCAGCAGAGCATCCGCTGCGCCGCGGGCCGCCTTCATCACCGCTCTTTACGCCGACTTCCTGTCGCGCCAGCCCTCTGCCGACGATGTTGCCTTCTGGTCGGCAAAACTCGCGGCGGGCGCGCCCCGCAGCATCATCGCCGACGGGTTCGCCAACAGTGACGAATATCGCACCATCCGGATCGAGCAGGCCTACCAGACGGTGCTCGGTCGCGACGGAGAGCCGGCTGGCATCGCGAATTGGCTCGAAGCCATGCATCGCGGCGCTGTCACGAATGACGACATCGAAAAGGCACTGTTCGAATCCGACGAGTTCTACCTGCGCGCCGCAGCCCGGTACGGCATGAACCCGAATGACGGGTCGTTTCTCGACACGCTCTACGCGACGATCCTCGGTCGTGAGGCCATGGGCGGCGAAGGAGGGTTCTGGCTGACCGCGTCCTACGCCCAGATGATGTCGCAGAACTGGATGCACCCCGACCTCAACTCGACCAGGCCGTGGCTGACTGACCAGATCTACGGTTCGACTGAGGCCGCCCGCCGCCGGGTCACCACGATCTACGACCGGTTCCTCGCGCGATTCCCCGACGAGAGCGGACTGCAGCTCTGGGCGGCGGCGGACCTCAGCCGCGGGGATTCGGCCGTGCGGGCAGGCTTCACCGCAAGTGACGAGTACTACCAGCGCGCCTCCGCCCGCTTCGCCTAG
- a CDS encoding cupin domain-containing protein, with product MPLATLTGAPEFQLGSLRIRSLAVPSRGSVELATWFVDLPPNSSSGLHSVSREQIVIVGAGQVWGTIGDKTVVAGVGDAIILTAGVTVELGNDSDSAAQATVISPVGFTATAAGQTFAPPWSL from the coding sequence ATGCCGCTCGCAACCCTGACTGGGGCACCAGAATTTCAGCTCGGAAGTCTCCGGATCCGATCCCTCGCAGTTCCCTCGCGAGGATCCGTCGAGCTCGCGACCTGGTTCGTCGACCTGCCCCCCAACAGTTCAAGCGGTCTGCACTCGGTGAGCCGGGAACAGATCGTCATCGTCGGTGCTGGACAGGTGTGGGGGACGATCGGAGACAAGACGGTCGTCGCCGGGGTCGGAGATGCCATCATCCTCACGGCGGGCGTGACCGTCGAACTGGGTAACGATTCCGACTCGGCGGCACAGGCGACGGTCATCAGTCCAGTGGGTTTCACGGCCACCGCAGCAGGGCAGACCTTCGCTCCACCCTGGTCGCTGTGA
- a CDS encoding GNAT family N-acetyltransferase, with amino-acid sequence MPCLVRPAQPADFEALERIENEADELLINELAPDDWAPAPTGAARASEPGFIMVAELDDGHIAGFVHVLEVEGVCHVEQLSVAPRDARRGIGRMLVEAAKREAGIRGYSRISLRTFADIPWNGPFYANAGFVEEEPTTHFHRSLIGVEAERGLDRYGRRIQMVAQLAFPGNHSRKTVHP; translated from the coding sequence ATGCCATGCCTCGTCCGCCCCGCCCAGCCGGCCGACTTCGAAGCCCTGGAAAGGATCGAGAACGAGGCCGACGAACTCCTGATCAACGAGCTCGCGCCCGATGATTGGGCTCCCGCGCCGACGGGTGCTGCACGCGCTTCCGAGCCCGGGTTCATTATGGTTGCCGAGCTCGACGATGGTCACATCGCCGGCTTCGTCCACGTTCTGGAAGTCGAGGGAGTCTGCCACGTGGAGCAACTCTCCGTGGCACCCCGGGATGCGCGGAGAGGTATCGGCCGGATGCTCGTCGAGGCCGCCAAACGTGAGGCGGGCATCCGCGGCTACAGCCGGATCTCGCTTCGAACTTTCGCGGACATCCCATGGAATGGTCCGTTCTACGCGAACGCGGGCTTTGTCGAGGAAGAGCCGACAACGCATTTCCACCGCTCACTCATCGGGGTCGAGGCCGAACGTGGCCTCGACCGTTACGGACGCCGGATACAGATGGTTGCCCAGCTCGCCTTCCCCGGGAACCACTCCAGAAAGACCGTTCACCCATGA
- a CDS encoding carbonic anhydrase, with the protein MPSVDPYLLSNKRFAASDTFTDLSIYPAENICVITCLDPRTDPAAFFEISLGDAVVIRNAGGRVTPAVLADLALISYLSETKLRPDASPLFEIVVIHHNKCGTSFLAEREFRSKFSERAGLHEEDLIDEAVVDPRQTVKADVDTLLRSEQLSRRISVSGHVYDVDTGLVTTIVPTVRMPSHPGPDDALTL; encoded by the coding sequence ATGCCGTCCGTTGACCCGTATCTTCTGTCAAACAAGCGCTTCGCCGCGTCAGACACTTTCACAGACCTGTCGATCTATCCGGCCGAGAACATCTGTGTCATCACCTGCCTCGACCCTCGAACCGACCCCGCCGCCTTCTTCGAGATCTCGCTGGGCGACGCGGTGGTCATCCGGAACGCCGGCGGCAGGGTCACCCCCGCGGTGCTTGCGGATCTTGCCCTGATCTCGTACCTCTCCGAAACCAAGCTCAGACCCGACGCGAGTCCGCTGTTCGAGATCGTTGTCATCCATCACAACAAATGCGGTACCAGCTTCCTCGCTGAGCGCGAATTCCGTTCGAAATTCTCTGAGCGTGCCGGTCTCCACGAGGAGGACCTGATCGACGAAGCGGTTGTCGACCCACGTCAGACGGTCAAGGCCGATGTCGACACTCTGCTTCGCTCTGAACAACTCTCGAGGCGGATTTCTGTGTCAGGTCACGTCTATGACGTGGACACAGGACTGGTGACAACGATCGTTCCCACGGTCAGGATGCCGAGCCACCCCGGTCCCGACGACGCTCTGACCCTGTGA
- a CDS encoding SRPBCC family protein, with protein sequence MTVTFECITQSTRSVSELFDRAKDIGLHEQSQAESGERASGDVVAGLIGLDQEVTFSAKHLGLRFDLKSRVTEFDAPERFVDEQVNGLFRSFRHEHLFAASSSGTQMTDRVTFTAPFGPAGWIAERLVLARYLRRLIRNRGLFLAT encoded by the coding sequence GTGACCGTCACATTCGAATGCATCACTCAATCCACCCGGAGCGTGAGTGAGCTCTTCGACCGAGCAAAGGACATCGGCCTTCACGAACAGTCGCAAGCCGAAAGCGGCGAACGGGCATCGGGCGACGTCGTGGCCGGCCTGATTGGGCTCGATCAGGAAGTGACGTTCAGTGCGAAGCACCTAGGACTGCGCTTCGATCTGAAAAGCCGAGTGACCGAATTCGATGCTCCTGAGCGCTTTGTCGACGAGCAGGTCAACGGCCTTTTCAGATCGTTCCGTCACGAGCATCTCTTCGCCGCTAGTTCGTCAGGTACACAGATGACGGACCGCGTGACATTCACCGCACCGTTCGGACCGGCCGGCTGGATAGCGGAGCGGCTTGTTCTTGCCCGGTACCTCAGACGTCTGATCCGCAATCGGGGACTGTTCCTGGCAACGTAA
- a CDS encoding alpha/beta fold hydrolase, with the protein MTADATDEPGTARITFFTNEGLRFTVRDTGPLQGEVILLLHGFPQTGEAWTPAAAALNDAGYRTLAPTLRGYETSSRARGRWRYRSSRIVSDVAALISAAGGSRVHLIGHDWGSLLAWSVAAARPDLIHTLTAVSVPHYAAYLLAIADLRSRQLVQSYYILLFQLPLIPELLFRVFPRSFDRHLRQSGMGDADISAVNTNVVDAGALTSGINWYRGLLVSNQWAMTRKVTVPTTFVWGDHDTLLGRTGTELAGRFVTGHYELEILEGASHWIPGERPGELAGIFVKHHEANESDQVCEI; encoded by the coding sequence ATGACCGCTGACGCAACCGACGAACCGGGCACCGCCCGCATCACCTTCTTCACAAACGAAGGTCTGCGCTTCACGGTCAGAGACACTGGGCCTCTCCAGGGCGAGGTGATCCTCCTCCTCCATGGCTTCCCGCAGACCGGGGAAGCCTGGACACCCGCGGCCGCCGCATTGAACGATGCCGGTTACCGCACTCTCGCGCCGACTCTGCGCGGCTATGAGACAAGCTCCAGAGCGAGAGGTCGCTGGCGATACCGTTCATCACGGATCGTCAGCGACGTCGCCGCCCTCATCTCGGCCGCTGGCGGCAGCCGTGTTCATCTGATCGGGCACGATTGGGGTTCGTTGTTGGCCTGGTCGGTTGCCGCCGCTCGCCCAGACCTCATCCATACGCTCACCGCGGTATCCGTGCCGCACTACGCGGCATATCTTCTCGCGATCGCTGATCTTCGGAGCAGGCAGCTCGTTCAGAGCTACTACATCCTGCTGTTCCAGCTGCCGCTCATCCCTGAACTTCTCTTCCGCGTCTTCCCGCGCTCTTTCGACCGGCACCTGAGGCAATCAGGAATGGGAGACGCTGACATCTCCGCGGTCAACACCAACGTGGTGGACGCTGGCGCTCTCACCTCCGGTATCAACTGGTATCGAGGCCTGCTGGTCTCCAACCAGTGGGCCATGACACGGAAAGTCACCGTCCCGACGACGTTCGTCTGGGGCGACCACGACACGCTCCTCGGTCGGACCGGTACCGAACTCGCGGGGCGCTTTGTCACCGGCCACTACGAGTTGGAGATTCTCGAAGGCGCAAGCCATTGGATCCCGGGGGAACGCCCCGGGGAACTCGCTGGGATCTTCGTCAAACACCACGAGGCGAACGAATCCGATCAGGTGTGCGAGATCTGA
- a CDS encoding DUF302 domain-containing protein: MTQPPGTPFGESFTATRLSIVSNVTYDELIARFETAVPDYPAPELTAMVERGASWTEIVEFAENYSPLGLLTYWKDSVTPLMTVAGNNSKCTFYFIGNFPVAERMYRYDPRVMNYVPLRMTITENSDGVVHFTTDQPSGAFSSFGDPHIEAVGKAVDGKVAQLLARIGLPVPEALPAAHKPPTHAASNDPRETHAVR; encoded by the coding sequence GTGACCCAGCCCCCAGGTACCCCGTTCGGAGAGTCATTCACCGCAACCCGACTGTCCATCGTCTCGAACGTCACCTATGACGAACTCATCGCCCGGTTCGAGACCGCGGTACCGGACTATCCCGCCCCCGAACTCACCGCCATGGTCGAACGGGGTGCCTCGTGGACAGAGATCGTCGAGTTCGCTGAAAACTACTCGCCCCTCGGCCTGCTGACGTATTGGAAGGACTCAGTCACGCCCCTCATGACGGTCGCCGGAAACAACTCGAAGTGCACCTTCTACTTCATCGGCAACTTTCCCGTCGCAGAACGCATGTACCGATACGACCCACGGGTGATGAACTACGTCCCCCTCCGGATGACCATCACCGAGAACAGTGACGGTGTCGTTCACTTCACAACAGACCAGCCGAGCGGTGCTTTCAGCTCTTTCGGCGACCCGCACATTGAGGCTGTCGGAAAGGCGGTTGACGGCAAAGTCGCACAACTCCTGGCACGCATCGGCCTCCCGGTTCCGGAGGCCCTGCCTGCCGCCCACAAGCCGCCCACCCACGCCGCCAGCAACGACCCGAGAGAGACTCATGCCGTCCGTTGA